A stretch of DNA from Methanolinea mesophila:
CGAGAGGGGCCTTGAAGATGGTCCCGATCCCGGCGCCGATCCCGGTCGCGATCGCGATCCGCCGTTCCCGATCGGAGAGATGGAGGAGGTCCGCCATGATCGAACCGAACCCGGCGGATATCTGTGCCGTCGGCCCTTCCCGTCCGGCGCTTCCCCCGGTGGAGATGGTGATGATGGAGGTGACCGCCTTGAGGAGCGGGATCCTCCATCGGATCCTGCCGTCCCCGTGGAAGGCCTTGATCGCCGCGTCGGTGCCGTGCCCGGCCGCCTCAGGTGCAAACCTCCAGATGAGCAGGCCCGATGCGAGTCCTCCGAGGGTAATGATCGGGAGGATCAGCCAGATATGCAGCGGAGGGGTCCAGTTCGAGACCTCCTGAAGGGTCATACCTTCGGCGGGCATGTGGTATCCGAGGATCACCGTCGCGACGAGGCTGATTGCCGCTTTCAACCCGACAAAGAACAACAGGGAACCAAAGCCTGATATGATCCCGATAAGGATGGCGATCAGGAGGGTCTTTTTGAACCTGGAAAGCCGCTCGGGATCGACTGCCATATGTGATCAGGGTTGTCCCGCATCCACCATAAACGGGTAAGAACCGGGCCCGGCGGAGAGGCATTTTCTTATTCAGGCCACGCGGTGAGAATATCGGTAGTACACCGGCGGATCCGGATTCCAAAAAAAATCATTTGATTTTTCCGGAGGTATAACTGCATTCCGTTATTTTTTCAGACGCGGGGAACGCGGGCTGTCCCGGGGGTGGCGGTACCGGGATGTTACCGGGAGAAAACGGGAGGATAAAGCGTTACCGGTTACGGTTTCCGTTTTCTCGTATAGACGTAGTATCCGGCGACCACTATCACCGCCCCGATGATACTCAGAAGGATTGGGTTTGCAAGCACGCGGTCGATCCCTTCCCGCGGCTCCACGGTGACACGGACTTTCAACGGATCAGAGATCAGGCTGTTCCCCAGGCTGTCCCTGTACCGGACCTCGGAATCAAGCCCGAAGTCCTTGATCGTCGCGGATTTATCGACGCTGACCTGGAACCGGGCCGTGGCCCGTTCCCCGGGTGCGAGGTCTCCGAGGACCGCGGTGTCGGTCGCGCTGCTGAATGGGTCGGTCGCGCTGAGCCGGGCCTGTGCGCTGTACACCATTCCAGCCCCGGTATTCTCATAGACGACCTCAAGGGTGCCCGAATCGCCGGGTTTCATCGTCGCCGGGGGGGATACCACCGTGAACTCGATCTTACCCTTCACCGGTACGCCCGCGCTCACGGCGTCCGAGCTCACCGTGTCCTTGTTCTCGTCCTGATAGGTGACCACCACATCGATCGGGTAGGACTGCGCACCCGCACCTTCGAGGACCTTCACCTTGTAACGGCACTCCGCAACTGCGCCCGGGGGAAAATCCCCGATATAGACGCTGCTGGTCATGGGGACCACGGGTGAACTGCCGCTTCTCGATATCTTCGCCACGGTTGCCTGCCCGTCGAGGTATCCCGCGTTCCGGATCTTCAGGGTCACATAGCCCTCCCCTCCTGCGTAGAGGTCTTCCGGAAGCACCTCGATCACCTCGGGATTGACTTCCGCCTTGATCGTGAGCGGAAGGTCCAGGGTCTCGTTTACCGTGCGATAGTGGTAGATCGCATCGTCATTCCCGATCTGCTCGACGAAATAGAGATAGGTGTAGCCTACCTGTACCGGGAGGGTATACCGGCCCGCAACCGCATCCGGATTTATTTTTACGGAGAAGGGGACCGTTGCAGTAGATCCTCCCGGAATATCCCCGATCATCTGGGAATCCGACTTCACCGTGACCGGGGCGTCTCCCGCCTGCAGATCGACGGTGACCATACGTGCCTGGTTGGGAAGGTCTTCGGCAGAGCTGGAGGTCCCGGTGAGTTTCACCTCGTTTAAGCCCTGGTTCTTGATCACCACGTTCAGGGTCACGTCCTCTGCGGGCGAGAACAGGGTATC
This window harbors:
- a CDS encoding COG1361 S-layer family protein, whose protein sequence is MRPSIFRSVLILAAALLLLAGPGMAGTTYLSGSPDLSLSLSGDTLFSPAEDVTLNVVIKNQGLNEVKLTGTSSSAEDLPNQARMVTVDLQAGDAPVTVKSDSQMIGDIPGGSTATVPFSVKINPDAVAGRYTLPVQVGYTYLYFVEQIGNDDAIYHYRTVNETLDLPLTIKAEVNPEVIEVLPEDLYAGGEGYVTLKIRNAGYLDGQATVAKISRSGSSPVVPMTSSVYIGDFPPGAVAECRYKVKVLEGAGAQSYPIDVVVTYQDENKDTVSSDAVSAGVPVKGKIEFTVVSPPATMKPGDSGTLEVVYENTGAGMVYSAQARLSATDPFSSATDTAVLGDLAPGERATARFQVSVDKSATIKDFGLDSEVRYRDSLGNSLISDPLKVRVTVEPREGIDRVLANPILLSIIGAVIVVAGYYVYTRKRKP